A genomic region of Oncorhynchus mykiss isolate Arlee chromosome 4, USDA_OmykA_1.1, whole genome shotgun sequence contains the following coding sequences:
- the LOC118964424 gene encoding trace amine-associated receptor 13c-like produces MEKHEDVQYCFQDRNSSCRKALLSTSIYITLYIFFSLISAVTVFLNVLVIISISHLKQLHTPTNLLILSLAVSDLLVGLIVIPVMTVATMESCWGFGEYFCVFHAYFACLCTSLSLGNLVLISIDRYVAVCDPLLYHSKITITRIMCCISITWCCCIIYRAANMQFFVNVQVPSRCLKECFTVEGSIWVNITDLVITMVVPCSVIVTLYMKIFVVARSQAKKVFSKEAASVSGGKTVQANKSERKAAKTQIVVFNYFICWIPSLFSFLFLSILSDYLLSYLINFLAFVNSLINPIIYAFLYPWIKVTAKHILSLILRRS; encoded by the coding sequence ATGGAGAAACATGAAGATGTTCAATACTGTTTTCAAGACAGAAACTCTTCTTGCAGAAAGGCTCTGCTGTCAACATCTATCTACATAACACTGTACATCTTCTTCTCATTGATTTCAGCAGTTACAGTATTTTTGAACGTACTGGTGATCATCTCAATCTCTCACCTCAAGCAGCTCCACACTCCAACCAACCTGctcatcctctctctggctgtgtcagATCTCCTGGTGGGACTGATTGTGATACCAGTAATGACTGTAGCAACAATGGAGTCATGCTGGGGTTTTGGggaatatttctgtgtgtttcatgCCTACTTTGCTTGTTTATGTACTTCTTTATCTCTGGGCAATTTGGTCTTGATATCTATTGACCGCTATGTTGCTGTGTGTGATCCCTTACTGTACCActctaaaataacaataacaagaatCATGTGTTGTATATCCATTACCTGGTGTTGTTGTATCATATACCGTGCTGCTAATATGCAGTTTTTTGTAAATGTACAGGTACCAAGTAGGTGTTTGAAAGAATGTTTTACCGTTGAAGGGTCAATCTGGGTTAATATCACTGACCTTGTTATTACAATGGTTGTCCCGTGCTCTGTTATTGTAACACTCTATATGAAAATCTTTGTGGTGGCCAGATCACAGGCCAAAAAGGTGTTTTCAAAAGAGGCTGCCAGTGTGTCTGGTGGTAAAACTGTACAGGCAAATAAGTCTGAGAGAAAAGCAGCAAAAACTCAAATAGTTGTTTTCAACTATTTCATTTGTTGGATTCCATCTCTATTTAGTTTCTTATTTTTATCTATTTTAAGTGATTATTTATTATCGTATTTGATAAATTTTCTGGCATTTGTTAATTCCTTAATTAATCCAATCATTTATGCATTCCTTTATCCATGGATCAAAGTGACAGCTAAACATATTTTATCTCTGATCTTAAGGCGTTCATAG